From a single Spartinivicinus poritis genomic region:
- a CDS encoding HlyD family secretion protein: MNKTKGRFVTHDKTIEHVLDGSISVPVSVKLFSLVCFSVLFITIIVLASFQYAPGETVTGYLEPEKGLIKVKSPYSGQVDEIYIKLGDKVTKGTPLFSIINENIDINQVSFQQQNVQLQNQQKQTLTKQISQLDEEVTIEKKINQSTNRRLKNDKSSLATKLTLQKQLIHKLTKHVHRLKKLAKTKIVSEKVLDDAEIRLFQAKQQQLELSDKLQQVNVDIENHQEDFQRKKIQIEKQRAELKIQLNNIQRQANDYNSNRKQVVTARTAGIIQKINVVQGSTILPSEQITIEIQPENSKGLKAVLYIPSPRVGIAREGQPVRVLIDAYPVEKFGTLKGTVTQLSNVASYAKESNIKLDDQLIYYRAEVDINKQHMQLNDKQYPLRPGLTLSADLIQEQRTLMEWIFEPLYRIKKRLLSS, translated from the coding sequence ATGAATAAAACAAAAGGAAGATTTGTCACTCATGATAAGACCATTGAGCATGTGCTTGATGGTAGTATCAGCGTCCCTGTAAGTGTCAAGTTATTTTCTCTTGTTTGCTTTTCAGTGCTTTTCATTACCATTATTGTTCTAGCTTCCTTCCAATATGCTCCCGGAGAAACAGTGACAGGCTACTTGGAACCAGAAAAAGGCCTGATTAAAGTAAAATCGCCCTATTCAGGACAAGTCGATGAAATTTATATCAAGCTGGGTGACAAAGTCACTAAAGGAACCCCTCTGTTTTCAATCATTAATGAAAACATTGATATCAACCAAGTGTCGTTTCAACAACAGAATGTACAATTGCAAAACCAACAAAAACAGACTCTCACCAAACAAATCAGTCAGCTTGACGAAGAAGTAACCATTGAAAAGAAAATCAACCAATCCACTAACAGGCGGTTGAAAAATGACAAGTCTTCTTTAGCAACAAAGCTAACACTGCAAAAACAGCTTATTCATAAACTAACCAAACATGTCCATCGCTTAAAGAAACTGGCCAAAACTAAAATTGTTTCAGAAAAAGTGCTAGATGACGCTGAAATTCGCTTATTTCAAGCCAAGCAACAACAGCTAGAACTAAGTGATAAATTACAGCAAGTCAATGTTGACATTGAAAACCACCAAGAAGACTTCCAACGCAAAAAAATCCAGATAGAAAAGCAGCGAGCAGAATTAAAAATTCAACTGAATAATATTCAACGTCAGGCCAATGACTATAACAGCAACCGGAAACAAGTTGTTACTGCCCGCACCGCAGGAATTATTCAAAAGATCAATGTTGTACAGGGCTCTACTATTCTACCATCAGAGCAAATCACCATCGAAATTCAGCCTGAAAACAGTAAAGGTTTAAAAGCGGTTCTTTATATTCCCTCTCCCCGAGTAGGTATTGCCCGAGAAGGTCAACCAGTCAGGGTATTGATTGATGCTTACCCAGTAGAAAAATTTGGTACCCTCAAGGGCACTGTTACCCAACTATCCAATGTCGCTTCTTATGCAAAAGAGAGTAATATCAAACTAGACGATCAATTAATTTATTATCGGGCCGAAGTGGACATCAATAAACAGCATATGCAACTCAATGACAAACAATACCCACTCCGCCCTGGATTAACCTTAAGCGCCGACTTGATTCAAGAACAACGCACCCTAATGGAGTGGATATTTGAGCCACTTTACCGGATTAAAAAACGTCTCTTAAGTAGCTAG